CACAGCTTAAATTTTTGATCTTAAATTTCACGCAAAACCCTTTTTGCTCTTATAGAGCAGATAGACAAAAAGAGGCGCGCCAACTAGCGAAGTGATGACACCAAGTGGGATCTCGCTTGCCATTAGACTGCGTGAAGCGGTATCGACTATCAGTAAAAATAGCCCTCCGCCAAGCAGTGAAGCTGGAAAGAGTGTGATGAAATTTGCTCCCACGACAAAGCGCATGATGTGAGGGATGATAAGCCCCACCCAGCCCACGATACCGCAAAATGAGACGCAAGTGGCGGTTAGAAGCGTTGAGGCGATGATGATTATGATGTTGTAAAATTTGACATTTAGCCCCATCGCCCTAGCCTCTTCTTCGCCAAAACTAAGTGTATTTAGCTTATAGCGAAGCATAAAAAGTGGCACAAGACAGATCATAACTACGCAAAAAAGTAGAGCCAAATTTTTATATCCGCCGCTTCTTGCTAGGCTTCCCATCAGCCAAAAAGTAACTTCAGGCAGCTTATCTTCACTGTCAGCTAGAAATTTTATAAGCGAGCTAAGCGCCCCAAAAACAGATGAGATGACGATGCCAGTTAGCACCATCACGAGTAAATTTAGCCTACCCTTTGCGATGACGCTGCTTATAAAAACGACGGCAAAAACAGCAAAAGACCACAGCCAAAGGCACTAAGCTGCACGCCTATGTAGTTGAAATTTAAGATGATAGCCACGCTAGCTCCCACAGCTGCGCCACTTGAGACACCAAGGATGTCAGGCGAGACTAAAGGATTTTTAAAAAGTCCTTGATAGACAGCTCCAGAGCTAGCAAGCGCTGCTCCAACTAAGATGGCAAAAAGCACCCTTGGTAAGCGAATGAGCGTAAAGACCGTGTAGCCTTGCTCGTCGCTTGGTTGCTCGTTTAAAATGGCTGATCTTATAAACTCAAAAATTTGAGTGTAACTTATCTCGTAGCGTCCGATGCCTAGAGAGAAAAAAGAGCACCAGCAAAAGAAACGCAAATAATGCGAAAATGATCTTTTGGCTACTCAAATTTCATCTCCCGCACGTCCCACCAGATGAGATAGCTCTTTGTCTCTCTTTTAAATTTATATCCGTCATTTGTTTTAATAAGATACTTTTCCACGTTTTGTTTGTAAATTTCTTCTTTTTCGGGCGCGATCTCACCGACAAATCTAAAATAAGAAAACGCCTCTTCAAGGCTAGCAAAATCCCTCTCAAAAATGGTATCTATTATCTTTAAATTTGGATTTGCTCCCATGTCGTAAGCGATGTTAAAGATAAAGTTGTAGCCAAATCTCCTATCACTAAAACTTGTCTCGTTTTCATCTTTTATCCCTTTTAAAAAGTCTTGCCAGATATCTTTTAGGCTTGGATGGTCTGGCAAAAACGAGGTCATCACGACATATTTATTAGCAAATTTGCAAAGCTTTTTTATATCAAAAAGCCCAACTGAGCGTGATGCTAGTACGATGTCGTGTTTTGGCAGATCCTTTAAACTCTGCTCATCACTCCAGTCTTTTTGGATGAAATTTATATTTTTTACTCCAGCCTCTTTTGCATTTTTCTTGGCATACTCAAGCATTTTTGCAAATGGATCTAGCGCACTTACACTCTTTGCTAGCTTTGCAAGTGGCACGCTAAGCCTTGCTGGGCCACATCCCACGTCAAGCACGCTATCATCTTTTGTGATAGGTAAATTTGAGAGCAAATTTAGTGTAGAGGCCGTCTCCATGCCAGTCATCTCGTTATACATATCTGCGTAATCATCCCAATTTACGCCGCCATCTTTACCTTTTACTTTTTGCAAAGTAGGCAAAAACACTCGCTCCAAAATCGCTTGATAATCAACCAGCCCTTGCATCTTTCTCCCTTTGGTTATTTAAATCTACCCTATAAAAAGGGCAAATTTAAAGAGCCTAAAGCCAAAATAAATTTGGCTTTGGTTTTTAGAATTTGACTTGAGCAGAAAGCATAAAGGTTCTGCTTTGTCCTAAGAAAAGCGAAGTTCCGCGTCCAGCAATTGCTCCATCCACATCAGATGGGAACATTCCTGCCCAGTATTTTTTATCAAAGAGGTTATTTATGTCAAATCTTATAGTTGTCTCTTTGCCTAGCCAAGCTTTTGTAGTGTATCTAGCTCCAATATCGGTTGTGAAGTAGCCATTTACACTATGAGCGTTGGCATTGTCTATGTAGCGTTTACCTGTGTAGTGAAAATTTGTTGTAAATGCAAGTTTATTTGTGCTAGGAACTGCATAGTCAAACAAGACATTTGCTTGAAATTTTGGCTCACCGATAACTGTTTTGCCTTCAGACACACCGTCTTTAGCATTTTTTATCTTAGCATCAAGAAGTGTAAAGCCACCATACATACTTAAAGTATCAATAAGCTTTCCACCAGTAGTTAGCTCAAAGCCGCGGTTTCTTTGTGTGCCTTGAATTTTATACTCTGCACTTGCTCCGCTACCGACTAGATATGCTACCGGGCGTTTGATCTCAAATACCGCAGCTGATAGATCAAGCTCACCTAGTCTTGCTTTTGCACCGATCTCATATTGTTTACTTCTGATAGGCTCTATTACGATCATTTCTCCTCGTCTTGGATGTATGCTCGGAAAAGTATATGACGTTTGTTCATCTGAGATACTATCTGCGTATGTCGTATAAAGATTTAAATTTTCAATAGGCTTATAAACAAAACTGACCGCATAACTTTGTCCATTTTGTCATAAGTTTTTGTCTTTTTGCCAGTATTTTTATTTATGACATTGCTTTGAAACCATGAATTTGAAAAAGATAAGATAGTGCTAAATTTATCGTTTAAAGCTATATCATCTACCAATACTATATTTTTAGTATCAGAGTATCTTGATTTATATAAACCATCGCCTCTACTTACATGAGCATTATTAAAAATCACTGGGTTACTTAAATAAGAATTGCCGTAATCTTTTTTGTCACCAGTAGTTTTTCCTGAATAAATTTTAAATCTATATCCATTAGTTGCTAAACCTACGTTATGCACTATACTTCCTGTTTCAAAACTGGTGTTAGCTTTGGCAAACCAACCATAGACTTGAAATTTACCAGAAGCACCACCACGAGTATAATCTTCTTTTACATTAAATTTGCCGTCACTATTTAAAAAAAGTATTACTAGGACCATACATATTTCTTAAAGCCTTTTGCCACTGATAGCCACCTTCAAAGTACCAGTTCTCTGTTGGAGCGTATTTTAGTTTTACGCTAGCTGTCGTTGTTTTAAGGTGATTGCCACCAAAAGACTGCTCAAGTCCTCTTTTGGTATCTTTTACAGGGCTTGGTACATCAAAGTCTGCAACTCCGTTTGTTAATGGCATACTAAATCCACCCAGCATACCTGAGTTTTTATGCTCATAGTAGCTAAAGCTTGTCTCAAGTGTTAAATTCTCTGTAAGGTAAAATCAAGTCCTAATGAGGCTAAGCGACGAGAAAATTTACTATCTTTGGCATTCTTTTCACCGCCTGAGTAGTAAAAGACGCCTCTATATCCAACTTTTTCAAATTTGTTTGAAGTATCAAGTCCTACGCCCAAATTTGACCTTGAGCTGTAATCAGTCCAGATAACGTTTTGAAGTGAAACTGGGCGTTTACGAGAGTATAGGAAATATCCAGAAGGTGTAGCACCACCATAAAGTGAGCCAGCAAGTCCGTTTTGAATTTGTAAGCTCTCAAACATCGCCATAGGTATAGCTGTGGTTGATGAAGCATAAAAGCCATCCCAAAGAACGTTACCTACGACCGAACCTTGAAAACCACGAGTTTGCGGACGACCAACATCGCCACCGCCACGATATTGAATTTGTGCTGAGGGGAAGTACCTAACTGCATCTTCAAAGCCTTGAACGCCTTGATTATCAAGAACCTCTTTTGAGATCGTATTTACTTTATAAGGCATATCTAAAACTTTTTTGTCAGCCAAAGGACCAGCGGCTACTCTTTTGCTTAAAATTCCCTCATCAATACCGCTCTCGCTGATGTTGTCACCAACTGAATTTACTTCAACACCCTTAAGCTTTGTCGTTTGCACAGCAAAAACTTGACTTAAAAACCACTGCACATCAAAAGTGCAGCACATATTGCAACTGAGATTTTGTAACTCAATTTTTACTCCTTTTACAAAAATTTACATCTGAAATATTACTAAAACAAATATTAAATATAATTTATTAACTTATTAAATATTTAAAAATACATTTTATTTAAGAAAGCTAAAATAAGGCATTATGAGAACTATTTTTAAAAATTTCATAGCTTTGATAAGATAAACAAATACTATAAATATAATCTCTTATATCGATAAGTGATGCTTAAAATTTTAAGAAAAGTAATAATTGATTTTTCTGTTTATTGTAGAAATTTTGGCTAAAAATTAGCCAAAATTTATTTTAGAAGCTCTTTTGCGTATTTTAGACCTAGATCGTAAGCTTTTGCATTTGCCTCTTTGACCTTTTCAGGCACGCTTGACAGCATCTCTTCACGCACTAAATCTTCATCCATGCACCCACTCATAGCCACAGCCACGCCAAGAGCCACAATGCTTTGAGTGATGACATTTCCTACCTCGTCTTTTGCGATAGAGATGATAGGAATTTCATAAATTTTCCAGCGCTTTTTGTCTTCATCGCTCACTTTTACCAAATTTGGCTCAACCACGATCGCGCCGCCCTCTTTCACACCACTTTTAAAGGCATCATAGCTTATCTGTGCGGTTGCTAGCATGAAGTCTATCTCACCCTCGTTTGCATAAGGGTATAAAATTTCTTTCTCGTCAAGTATGATATCGACCTTCGTTGGGCCGCCACGCACCTGAGATGTGTAGGTAGAGGCCTTCACACCGTATCCGCCTGCTTTTATCTTAGCAGCTGAGAGGATCTCGCCTGCTAGTATGACGCCCTGTCCGCCAACGCCGACAAATCTTAATTGTGACTTCATGCTAGCTCCTCAAAATTTATCTTCTCACCACTCATAGCAGCCTTTCTTACCCTATCGTAAGCCTTGGTGTATTCTATCTTTTCTTCATCTTTATGAAGCACACCAAGTGGGAAAATGCCCTTTTTCTCCTCATCACTTAACATGTCAAATTTGACCTTGCTCGTCGTGCGGCCCTTTATCCACTCTAAATTTTTCACCGCCTCACCCATTTTGTTCTTGCGACCTAAATTTATATGGCAGTTTGAAAATACATCAAAAAAGCTGTATCCATCGTGGCTAAAGCCCTCTACAAAGAGCTTTGTAAGCTTCTCTGGCTCGATGACGCTGCCACGCGCTACAAAGCTAGCACCTGCGGCGGTTGCGAGCTTACAGGCGTCAAAACTAGGATCGATGTTGCCATACTGCGCTGTGACCGTCCACATGCCCTTTGGCGTGGTTGGGCTGGTTTGCGAGTTGGTTAGCGCGTAGATGAAGTTGTTTATCAAT
The DNA window shown above is from Campylobacter concisus and carries:
- a CDS encoding Plug domain-containing protein — protein: MCCTFDVQWFLSQVFAVQTTKLKGVEVNSVGDNISESGIDEGILSKRVAAGPLADKKVLDMPYKVNTISKEVLDNQGVQGFEDAVRYFPSAQIQYRGGGDVGRPQTRGFQGSVVGNVLWDGFYASSTTAIPMAMFESLQIQNGLAGSLYGGATPSGYFLYSRKRPVSLQNVIWTDYSSRSNLGVGLDTSNKFEKVGYRGVFYYSGGEKNAKDSKFSRRLASLGLDFTLQRI
- a CDS encoding FecCD family ABC transporter permease, with the translated sequence MWSFAVFAVVFISSVIAKGRLNLLVMVLTGIVISSVFGALSSLIKFLADSEDKLPEVTFWLMGSLARSGGYKNLALLFCVVMICLVPLFMLRYKLNTLSFGEEEARAMGLNVKFYNIIIIIASTLLTATCVSFCGIVGWVGLIIPHIMRFVVGANFITLFPASLLGGGLFLLIVDTASRSLMASEIPLGVITSLVGAPLFVYLLYKSKKGFA
- a CDS encoding TonB-dependent receptor domain-containing protein, translating into MENLNLYTTYADSISDEQTSYTFPSIHPRRGEMIVIEPIRSKQYEIGAKARLGELDLSAAVFEIKRPVAYLVGSGASAEYKIQGTQRNRGFELTTGGKLIDTLSMYGGFTLLDAKIKNAKDGVSEGKTVIGEPKFQANVLFDYAVPSTNKLAFTTNFHYTGKRYIDNANAHSVNGYFTTDIGARYTTKAWLGKETTIRFDINNLFDKKYWAGMFPSDVDGAIAGRGTSLFLGQSRTFMLSAQVKF
- a CDS encoding class I SAM-dependent methyltransferase — encoded protein: MQGLVDYQAILERVFLPTLQKVKGKDGGVNWDDYADMYNEMTGMETASTLNLLSNLPITKDDSVLDVGCGPARLSVPLAKLAKSVSALDPFAKMLEYAKKNAKEAGVKNINFIQKDWSDEQSLKDLPKHDIVLASRSVGLFDIKKLCKFANKYVVMTSFLPDHPSLKDIWQDFLKGIKDENETSFSDRRFGYNFIFNIAYDMGANPNLKIIDTIFERDFASLEEAFSYFRFVGEIAPEKEEIYKQNVEKYLIKTNDGYKFKRETKSYLIWWDVREMKFE
- a CDS encoding 2-oxoacid:acceptor oxidoreductase family protein; translated protein: MKSQLRFVGVGGQGVILAGEILSAAKIKAGGYGVKASTYTSQVRGGPTKVDIILDEKEILYPYANEGEIDFMLATAQISYDAFKSGVKEGGAIVVEPNLVKVSDEDKKRWKIYEIPIISIAKDEVGNVITQSIVALGVAVAMSGCMDEDLVREEMLSSVPEKVKEANAKAYDLGLKYAKELLK
- a CDS encoding 2-oxoglutarate ferredoxin oxidoreductase subunit beta; this encodes MAFNYDKYLRTDKMPTLWCWGCGDGVILKALIRAIDTMGWGMNDVCVVSGIGCSGRFSGYLDCNTIHTTHGRAVAYATGVKMANPDKHVIVVTGDGDGLAIGGNHTIHGCRRNIGLNHILINNFIYALTNSQTSPTTPKGMWTVTAQYGNIDPSFDACKLATAAGASFVARGSVIEPEKLTKLFVEGFSHDGYSFFDVFSNCHINLGRKNKMGEAVKNLEWIKGRTTSKVKFDMLSDEEKKGIFPLGVLHKDEEKIEYTKAYDRVRKAAMSGEKINFEELA
- a CDS encoding iron ABC transporter permease — encoded protein: MRFFCWCSFFSLGIGRYEISYTQIFEFIRSAILNEQPSDEQGYTVFTLIRLPRVLFAILVGAALASSGAVYQGLFKNPLVSPDILGVSSGAAVGASVAIILNFNYIGVQLSAFGCGLLLFLPSFL